In Planococcus shixiaomingii, the DNA window TGAAAGTGGCCATACAGCTAAGATGATTTCCAAATATCGTCCGGAAGCGCCGATTATTGCAGTGACTTCTTCTGAAATTCCGTCGCGCAAACTGACTTTGGTTTGGGGCGTACAGCCAATCGTAGGAACGAAAGTCGAGTCGACGGATGACTTGTTGGAAAAAGCGGTTGATGAAAGCTTGAAACACCATTACGTAAAGCATGGCGATCTTGTCGTTATTACAGCAGGCGTGCCGGTAGGGCAAGCAGGTACAACTAACTTAATGAAGATTCATGTTATTGGCGACATCATTGCTAAAGGACAAGGAATCGGAAGAGCGTCTGCTTTAGGTGCCACTCTGGTTGCCAGAAACGCAGAAGAAGCGAATGCTATGGACGCAGAAGGAAAAATTCTCGTCACGATCGGAACGGATCGCGAAATGATGCCTGCCATCAACAAATGCGCTGGCATCATTACAGAAGAAGGCGGGTTGACGAGCCATGCTGCGGTTGTAGGTTTAAGCCTAGGAATTCCTGTAATCGTAGGGGTTCCTGATGCCACAAATTTAATTAAAAATAATTACGAGATAACTATTGACGCTGAATCCGGGATGATTTACCACGGGCACGCAAGTGTCTTGTAAACACTCATAAGGAGGGAGGATACTATGATGAAATGGTTCTTTTTAGCACTGGTCATAGTTCCGACACTCGAACTGGCCCTGCTCATATGGGCCGGAGGAAAAATAGGCTTTTTTCCAACGATCGCCATTATCGTGGCAACCGGTCTAGTAGGCGCTTATTTAGCCAAGAAAAAAGGTTTGAAAGCAATACGGGATGTTCAAGAAGCACTGAACAATTTCCAAGCCCCGGCCGATCAATTGATAAGTGCCGCGTTTGTGTTAGTCGGTGGCATTTTGCTTTTGACGCCGGGATTCATTTCGGATGCAGTCGGCTTTAGCATGTTGTTTACTCCAACTCAAAAGCTCTATAAGCCGATTGTTTACCGGTTGATCCAGAAAAAAATGAGAAATGCTCGGGTTATCGTACAATAACCCGAGTAAACTCATCATTTTTAGGAAAGTTTTAGAAAAACAGGCGTTTTCATTCACAAAGCTTTCAAAATTGATTATAATGGCAAGGTAAGGAATTTAGCATAGGTTCATAAACGCAGATGAGCCATCATTCTGCCTTTTTTTATGGAATGATGAATTATACTGAAGAAGGAGCGATTTAAATGACATCGTCAAAAGGTTTAGAAGGTGTAGTAGCAACACAATCTGCCATCAGTTCCATTATTGATGACACTCTTACATACGTTGGCTACGATATCGATGATTTAGCAGTAAACGCAAGCTTTGAAGAAGTGATTTACTTATTGTGGCACCAGCGTCTGCCTAAAGCAGATGAATTGGCAGAACTAAAACAGCAATTAGCTGATAATATGTCAGTTCCACAAGCAGTGCTAGATCACTTTAAAACATACGAAATTAAAAAAGTTCACCCAATGGCGGCTCTCCGCACAGCAGTTTCTATGCTTGGCTTGTTTGACGAAGAAGCAGAAGACATGGATCCGGAAGCTAACTACCGCAAGGCGATCAAAATCCAAGCGAAGATTTCTACGCTTGTAACTGCATTTGCCCGCATCCGCAATGGCCAAGAGCCAGTAGCTCCA includes these proteins:
- a CDS encoding FxsA family protein; translated protein: MMKWFFLALVIVPTLELALLIWAGGKIGFFPTIAIIVATGLVGAYLAKKKGLKAIRDVQEALNNFQAPADQLISAAFVLVGGILLLTPGFISDAVGFSMLFTPTQKLYKPIVYRLIQKKMRNARVIVQ